In one Bacillus mesophilus genomic region, the following are encoded:
- a CDS encoding gamma carbonic anhydrase family protein → MIYPYKNHTPKIADTAFIADYVTISGDVAIGDYTSIWFNTVIRGDVSPTIIGNRVNIQDNCVLHQSPNRTLVIEDDASIGHQVILHSSIIRKGALIGMGSIILDGAEIGEGAFIGAGSLVPQGKVIPPHSLAFGRPAKVIRALNEEDQKDMERIRREYVEKGQYYKSLQP, encoded by the coding sequence ATGATATATCCTTATAAAAATCATACACCAAAAATTGCAGATACTGCATTTATTGCTGATTATGTCACGATTTCAGGTGATGTAGCAATAGGCGATTATACAAGTATCTGGTTTAATACCGTAATCAGAGGAGATGTATCACCGACAATTATTGGAAACCGAGTAAATATTCAAGATAATTGTGTGTTACACCAAAGCCCAAACCGAACTCTAGTTATTGAAGATGATGCTTCTATTGGACATCAAGTGATCCTACATAGCTCGATTATTAGAAAAGGTGCGTTAATTGGTATGGGTTCAATTATCCTAGACGGTGCAGAGATTGGTGAAGGTGCCTTTATCGGTGCAGGTAGTCTTGTTCCTCAAGGAAAAGTGATACCGCCACATAGCCTCGCATTTGGACGACCTGCCAAAGTGATTAGAGCTTTAAATGAAGAAGATCAAAAAGATATGGAACGCATTAGACGAGAGTATGTTGAAAAAGGTCAGTATTATAAATCTCTGCAACCTTAA
- the pckA gene encoding phosphoenolpyruvate carboxykinase (ATP) — protein MNSIDLSINLKELLGSHHVYTNLSVSQLVEKVLSRNEGELTSTGAVRATTGKYTGRSPKDKFIVEEASVKDKIAWGSVNQPISVDAFDRLYQKVLNYLQNKNELFVFKGFAGADEKYRLPIQVVNEYAWHNLFAHQLFIRPEDHELESHDSQFTVISAPNFKADPEVDGTKSETFIIISFERKIVLIGGTEYAGEIKKSIFSVMNYVLPEMGILPMHCSANVGMEGDVALFFGLSGTGKTTLSADANRKLIGDDEHGWSNSGVFNIEGGCYAKCADLTREKEPQIFDAIRFGSVLENVILDDQSRVANYDDTSLTENTRAAYPIQAIDNIIQPSVAGHPNTIVFLTADAFGVLPPISKLTKEQAMYHFLSGYTSKLAGTERGVTSPQATFSTCFGSPFLPLPATVYAEMLGKKIDEHNSQVFLVNTGWTGGEYGVGSRMKLSYTRAMVQAALEGELNSIETIKDETFGLDIPLHVPGVPDEVLRPELTWENKEAYKLKANELAEKFKNNFTKFSNVPQEIEQLGGPTVK, from the coding sequence ATGAACTCGATTGATCTCTCCATTAACTTAAAAGAATTGTTAGGCAGCCATCACGTGTATACAAACTTATCGGTATCACAGCTTGTTGAAAAGGTACTTTCACGAAATGAAGGTGAATTAACTTCAACCGGTGCAGTAAGAGCTACAACAGGAAAATACACTGGGCGTTCACCAAAGGATAAATTTATTGTAGAAGAGGCATCAGTTAAAGATAAAATTGCTTGGGGTTCTGTAAACCAGCCAATTTCTGTTGATGCGTTTGATCGGTTATATCAAAAAGTATTAAATTACCTACAAAATAAAAATGAGCTATTTGTTTTTAAAGGTTTTGCTGGAGCAGACGAGAAGTATCGTCTCCCCATTCAAGTAGTAAACGAGTACGCTTGGCATAATCTTTTTGCTCATCAGCTTTTTATTAGACCTGAAGATCATGAGCTTGAGTCTCATGACTCACAGTTCACTGTTATTTCTGCACCGAATTTCAAAGCTGACCCAGAAGTAGATGGTACCAAATCGGAAACATTTATTATCATCTCCTTTGAACGTAAGATTGTCTTAATTGGTGGAACAGAATATGCAGGTGAGATTAAAAAATCAATTTTTTCTGTCATGAATTATGTACTTCCTGAAATGGGCATTCTTCCTATGCACTGTTCGGCAAATGTTGGCATGGAAGGCGATGTTGCCTTATTCTTTGGACTGTCTGGAACAGGTAAAACAACGTTATCAGCAGATGCTAACCGTAAATTAATTGGTGACGACGAGCATGGCTGGTCAAATAGTGGTGTTTTCAATATTGAAGGTGGATGCTATGCAAAGTGTGCAGACCTAACAAGAGAAAAAGAACCCCAAATCTTTGATGCGATCCGTTTTGGTAGTGTATTAGAAAATGTAATTCTTGATGATCAATCAAGAGTAGCAAATTACGATGACACTTCTTTAACTGAAAACACACGTGCGGCATACCCAATTCAAGCAATAGATAATATCATTCAACCAAGTGTTGCTGGGCATCCAAATACTATTGTGTTCTTAACAGCTGACGCATTTGGGGTATTACCTCCAATCAGCAAGCTTACAAAAGAGCAAGCAATGTACCATTTCCTAAGTGGTTATACAAGTAAACTAGCTGGTACTGAAAGAGGAGTTACTTCACCTCAAGCAACATTCTCAACTTGCTTTGGTTCACCTTTCCTTCCACTACCTGCAACGGTTTATGCAGAAATGCTTGGAAAGAAAATTGATGAACATAACTCTCAGGTATTCCTTGTTAATACAGGATGGACTGGTGGAGAATATGGAGTCGGTAGTAGAATGAAGCTTAGCTATACAAGAGCCATGGTTCAAGCAGCTTTAGAAGGTGAGTTAAACAGCATTGAGACAATAAAGGATGAGACATTCGGATTAGATATTCCTTTACATGTTCCTGGTGTACCAGATGAAGTACTACGTCCTGAATTGACTTGGGAAAACAAAGAAGCATATAAACTTAAAGCTAATGAACTAGCTGAGAAATTTAAGAATAACTTTACAAAGTTTTCTAATGTGCCACAAGAAATTGAACAACTAGGTGGCCCTACTGTTAAATAG
- the metK gene encoding methionine adenosyltransferase, translating to MSKKRRLFTSESVTEGHPDKICDQISDSILDAILAKDANARVACETSVTTGLVLVAGEITTSTYVDIPKIVRETVREIGYTRAKYGFDAETCAVLTSIDEQSADIAMGVDQALEAREGQMTDEEIDAIGAGDQGLMFGYANNETKELMPLPISLAHKIARRLTEVRKEEILPYLRPDGKTQVTVEYDENDKPVRIDTIVISTQHHPEISNEQIKRNLKEHVIDPVVPKELIDEETKYFINPTGRFVIGGPQGDAGLTGRKIIVDTYGGYARHGGGAFSGKDPTKVDRSAAYAARYVAKNIVAAGLADKAEVQLAYAIGVAQPVSIAVDTFGTGTVSEEVLVDLIRSNFDLRPAGIIKMLDLRRPIYKQTAAYGHFGRSDVDLPWERTDKAATLKEQASK from the coding sequence ATGTCAAAAAAACGCCGTTTATTTACATCTGAGTCTGTGACAGAAGGACATCCAGACAAAATTTGTGATCAGATTTCTGATTCGATCCTTGATGCTATTTTAGCAAAGGATGCTAATGCTCGTGTAGCTTGCGAAACTTCAGTTACAACAGGTTTAGTTCTTGTTGCAGGTGAAATCACTACTTCTACATATGTAGATATTCCAAAGATTGTTCGTGAGACTGTCCGTGAAATTGGATATACTCGTGCAAAATATGGTTTCGATGCAGAGACATGTGCTGTTTTAACTTCAATTGATGAGCAATCAGCTGATATCGCAATGGGAGTTGACCAAGCTTTAGAAGCACGTGAAGGTCAAATGACAGATGAAGAAATTGATGCAATTGGTGCAGGGGACCAAGGATTAATGTTTGGTTATGCAAATAACGAAACAAAAGAACTTATGCCACTTCCAATTTCTTTAGCACATAAAATTGCTCGTCGTCTAACTGAAGTTCGTAAGGAAGAAATCTTACCTTACCTTCGTCCAGATGGTAAAACACAGGTAACAGTAGAGTATGATGAAAACGATAAGCCAGTTCGAATTGATACAATCGTTATCTCAACTCAACATCACCCTGAAATTTCAAATGAGCAAATCAAACGTAATCTAAAAGAGCATGTTATAGATCCTGTCGTTCCTAAGGAATTAATTGATGAGGAAACAAAATATTTCATTAATCCAACAGGCCGTTTCGTAATCGGAGGTCCTCAAGGGGATGCTGGTTTAACAGGCCGTAAGATTATTGTTGATACGTACGGTGGATATGCTCGCCACGGTGGAGGAGCATTCTCTGGTAAGGATCCAACTAAGGTAGACCGTTCTGCAGCTTATGCAGCACGTTATGTGGCTAAAAATATCGTTGCAGCAGGACTAGCTGATAAAGCTGAAGTACAACTTGCTTATGCAATTGGTGTGGCACAACCAGTTTCTATTGCTGTTGATACATTCGGAACGGGAACTGTGTCTGAAGAAGTACTAGTTGACTTAATTCGAAGCAACTTTGATTTACGTCCAGCAGGAATTATCAAAATGCTAGACCTACGCCGTCCAATCTACAAGCAAACAGCTGCATACGGTCACTTTGGTCGTTCAGATGTGGATTTACCTTGGGAGCGTACAGATAAAGCAGCTACTTTAAAAGAGCAAGCATCTAAATAA